GACAAGCCAGCGAACGAAACACCTTGGAAGCTCGCGACAGCACAGATCTAGAAGGTATCCAAAACCAATATCTCTGACAAGCTGCTTTTGTGGTTCTGTTAGCTTTTCACAGACAGTAATGAATTTCTGGAAGCTAAGTTTTGTGCTGAACTCTTCTTCATATTCACTCATTGTAACAGCTCTATGGACAAAGATAAGAAATGACCTTTAGCAAATGTATTGTTGAACCACATACTTTTCTGGCAGAAGCTTACATATAAACGCCGAGTCAGCAAAACAGAGACAAATATTTAAGCCGTGATTAAAAATGCAGCTAGAATGAGAGGTATTGATTTCCAAAGAAATTTCAACGACAGACGCGAGATGCATGATAAGAAACACCTACTTCGAGGCAACAAGCTGCTTCTTTGTCCTGTACTCCTCAACAAGCTTTTTGTGCACTGCACGTTTTAACTCGATCCTTAGTCTCTCTGTCTCTAGTTGGTCATGAACCATGAAATCTTGGGTGACAATCTCCGTGCCATCGACAGACTGAGACTGAGTCTCCGATAGCTGTGGGGTGGAGTCCATCTCATCGACTCTACATAAGAGGTCATGAGACGTTATCGTTACCAGGTCAGCCATGTAAGACAGTTGTTAGCAGTCCATGTGAGACCATCATTAACAGGCTGGTTAGCTAAGACGGATTCTAACTTTGAGTTAGTAACTGCTTTGAAAAACGGACGTAAGTCCTTTGGATCTCTGCTATAGATTGCAGATCTATACAATCATTTGACCTATGTCCTATTGTTAGGGATCAGGATAGTGAATTTTGACTGCAGTTTCATTGAGCTCTGCAACTAATATAATCTGTGGTCACGAGAGTGCTTAAGTTTTGCATGGCTGGAGATATAACTCAACTTAGCAAAACCACGATGCAAGCATGGAGTTGGCATGATTACAGTGAGGTCAGCCGAGTCCTAATTTTAAATCCATGACCCTTCTGCTGTTAAGACGGCGCAACAGTTTGAGCACGGACCAGCTGATATAATTGGATCCGGAACCGATATTCAAATCGCGCCCCACCTGCTGTGTTGCGCACATGCGGTGTGTACGTAGCCCGTGGAATTGCTAGCACCGGTAATTTTTTGTTCAAACGTTGAATCGGTGGCATAATCATGGTGAGGATGCAATGGATTACCTGAACAGGAGATCCACGGCGAGTGAGATGAAGGAGACTGATAATTTTTCAGTGACGAGCGAAGTCCGCGGAGGGATCAGGATTGGCCTTCCTTTGGAGAGCCAGAATATGCCTCGCGTGTCGCCACCGATGCTAGATGGAGAGAGATGTGGAACTCATCTGCGGGCGACCCCACAAGTTATTCAAATACTTGGAGGAATTTTTTGAGAGCCCACATGTCAGTATGACTTTGAAGTCCACCTACCACATTTTCTCACCTCAGATGGAGGTACTCCTCGTAGGACTCATATAAGGCCGACCCCACAAGTTAGTGAGAGACATAGAGGAATTAGTAACTGAGAGCCCACTTGTCAGTCTCGTCGACGGTCAAGTGAAGTCGACCTACCACATCTCGTCACGCCCAAGAAACATGCCCATCTCTCATGCGTCGCAAAACTCACCCCACCTATCAGGTTATTCTTCTCCTGCACGCAAAAAATCGAAGTAGCCTCtgtctttctctctctctctctctctctctctctccctatcTCTTTCTCTTTTCTCTCTCTCCCAGATTCAAAATCATTGAAGGAGATTGCTGACAAACTGCAGGGAAGCAGATCCCCCCACAATTTAGAAAGGTGTGAGTTCCGAACAATCAGCGCATAAGATTCGACAATCAAAGGTTAGTAAAAAATTTATCACTGATACACGAGATTCAATTCGTTGATGAATTTGTTGTGGTCGGGATTCATAGAATAAAATTGTTTAGTTTTACACTGTAGCTCTGATTTGagtttgttttttgttttgtgtACTCTCGTCCTTGTAATACGAGCTTGTTACTTTTGTTaggtttcatggttatctttgtgttaagtgttgcacaaacaaatTAGCATCAGAGGATctcactttggttgaggttgtaGTTTAATTAAAAATTAATTCATGTATATATTTATATATGTCAATTATATAGAACTAAAAATATATCTCTGTTGCATTGTAAGTGTAAAAGTTTAGTAAGGAAGATTGAGATCGACTTTGAAAAGTTTCAACACTGATACTGCAGGTTCATAACCTTTATATTTATGACGTCTCTTTTTTGGGCAGATGTTCAGGAGTGCGTCATCTGGTCAGGACAACAGGGACGGTCGGTCTTTGAATGACATCGACAAGGATTATGGGAGGCAGGTAATAGTAAGGCAGTTGAACATTAGTGTTTGGTCTTTTATTTCTGGGACGTTTGCTGTCAAGGTGCCACCACTGAGAACACCAAATAGTAGAtcattaacaacaacaaaaatgaTTTATATATCCTGGATGAATGCTATAATATCTGTCTATCTTGTGCATCTACCCTGCAGTTGAGTATCGAGAGGtggaagaaaaaaaattctacaAAACGAGAAGAAGATCAAGGATGCAGATGCTGTCAAACATGCACATGGCATGCGGGCTGGAATAATTGGAGTCAAGAGTGAGATACAAGTTCTTGGCAAACGTCCCAACCAGGAGCATGGTGTGCAGCAGAGACCTGCGAAGTGGAGCATTCTAAGCAGCAGAGACTCCACTAAGCAGATTGTGCAGGTAAGGACGGAAACTTCAATCGCTGGTTTTGAACGTACGTGGAAGTTTTACTCGCACGTGCATCTAATTATTTTTTGGTTTGAAGACACAGATGCCCACAAATGCGCAGAGCGGGCGTTGTGACGGCCCAGCGTTTGTAGGCGGTCATAATGAAGAGGTACATGGTAACATAATTTCCTTTGATGCAAGCAGAAGGATCATTGGCAACAAAAGCATTGGTGTTCAAGGATTCGGTACGGTTTGCACAAGCAAGAAGAGCCCAATGACAAAATCAAACATAGGAGCAATAAAATCTACCATACAGTAGCATCAAAAAGCAATACAGGTGACAGCAAATACGAACGTGCAACAACACTTAAAGCAAATGTATATTTTTTTGTGAGcaattttttctttgttttcgtcTGGTATATTTAAATTGTAGTATCTTCCACATGCAGGTGTACGAGCAAGGAAGCAAGTATCGCGGTAGTCCACAGATCGATGAAAACATAAGGCAAGGTCCTTTGAAAGGATCACCTGTGGTGTTCAACATGAGGGGTCCTTCCAAAGGATCTCCGATGGCATTCAGAATCATCAGTGAAATCACCAATGCACAGAGGTTGTCGCCAAGATTTGCTGGACAAGAGAGGCATGGGAAAACAAAGGTGACATCGGAACTATGCTTTTTCAATTCAACACACAAACATTTTTATGGAAGAACAGGGTAAAGTGCAAAACAGGAGGACGGCTGTGTGTGCAGTTGTTCTTTTGTATAGGATGTTGTTGTGCCTCTCCGGTTGTATGGTGCAGAAGCACATCTGTGCCTCTTTGTCCAGATGTGAGTGTAGCATGGTCACATTCGTGCTGCTGGGTGTAATGTGAATAGTGCCTCTGGTGTACCGCTTATACTTGGTGAAGAGGCACGGGTCTGGTTTTGGTATAACAGATGAGTCCTGATGAGTCATATAAATCTTTTGTTTAGGAATTAAAAAAAATGCATATGCTGCTCCAGACATCTAATTCTGTTTCATGCCATGTGTTCAGGATTTGGCGGAGGGGATAACAGATGAGGCAAAAAAATATCATAGTTCTCCATCCATTTCAAAGGGAACACAATGTTCACAGCAGCAAGTAGCGTACAGAGCCAGCACGGATTGCATGGTAGATGCAGCACAGTCCCTTGGTTGCACGAGTGCCGGAGAAATAGGGAGCAGCATTGCACAATGCGACAGTGGAGAGGCAGACTCATTTATGGATTTGACCGTGCCATGCAGAAATGACGCTGCTGCGTGTGACAAACAacagagcagcagcagctccgCTGTAAGTGGACCTATGGCTGGCGATGAAACTGATGTCATCAGAAGTGAATGCGATCAGACAAACGAAGACACTGTAAACAGAATCACCATGGTGCCGCCGACCATTGTAGAGAAAGAAATGGACGACATGTTCAAAGAAGGCATATATCCAACGATTCAGGAGGTCACCGAAGCGCTCGAACCAGAGGGTGGTATGGTATGGTATTCGGATCATTGGATGAGtgctttttctttttctgcaGATATGCTAGAAAGGTTGGCTTTGCTGCCAAGCGATCAACGAGCAGAAGATCGACATATGATCAGCAGCTTGACAAGCAGGTGTTTCAGTGCACCAAGGAAGGGCAGAATAAAACAACTGAGAGACATGTTAAGGAGAGAAGGAGCAACTGCTTGATCCGGACAAGCTGCCCAGTCCAAATAACAGCCAAAAGAGGGATACATATAGGAGGAAATGGTATCTGAAGAACGTGCGCCTAGAGCACAACCACCAGCTTCACCCATCAGATTGGATGCTGAAGTTCATGAGATGCTATAAGAAGATGACACCTCAGGAGAAATTCTTTATACAAGTGCTGCAGAAGGCGAGGTTAGAACCGAGGAAGGTTATGTAGATTTTTACTGCCATGGGGAAACCGAGGCGAGAAATTATGTTCGACATGATTGACATAAGCAACATTGCATGCCGGGATAGGGCTGGAGAGCGTGGCACTGATATCGAAGACACCATGAAACTGTTTGCTGATATGCAGAGGCGGAGGCCGGGATTCAACCATGTGGAAGAGACAGAGAACAATGTAGTGCGCAGCCTGTTCTGGACAGACTCCTTGTGTAAGATGAATTATGATCTATATGGAGATTTCGTGTCTTTTGACACGACATTCTCTACGAATATATATGGCTTGCCATTTGCACCAATTATAGGTGTCGACAACCACGGGTCGACCGTCCTGTTTGGACTAGGCCTTTTGAAGGATGAGAAAATAGGGTCATTCAAGTGGCTCCTAAGCACGTTTGTCGAGGCAATGGGAGGTAAAGAGCCGAAATACATAATAACAGACCAGGACCAGGCGATGAAGACTACAATAAAGGAAGCTCTTCCGAGAACGAGGCACAGGTTCTGCTGGTGGCATATTAGGAAGAACCTGAAGGAAAATAATGCAGCAGTGTTTGCGCAGCACCCAGGGATGTCTGTTGATTTATTTCGAATCGTCAAAAACTCACTAGATCAAGACGAGTTTGAGCGTGCCTGGAAAGCAACAATTTCTGTGCACAAGGCGGAAGGCAACAAACACCTGAACATGCTATGGGAACTCCGAAATTTCTGGGTGCCGGCCTACTTCAAGGACTGCTTCTATCCTTTCTCGTCAACAACCACTCGCAGTGAGAGCACCAATTCGATGTGGAAGAATTACGTCGATCACAGGGACACAATAAAAAGGTTTGTTGATGGGTATCACATGATTGAGCAAAATTGCCTCGCCACGCATGACAAGAAAAGACACCGAACAGAAGAGAAGGCGCCATCACTAGAGATGGGTTTTCCGATTGAAAGACAAGCAAGTCAAGTATACATGAATGAAATTTTCAGGAAATTCCAGCTGGAGCTACAGAACCGGACTTACTTCAAGTGCTCTGATCTGGCAAAGGGGAGGCAGTATTTAAAAAAAAGATTACTGAGCCTGGAGAAACAGTGTGGAAACCATATCCGGGCGAGGAATTTGACAGGTCTGAGTTCAGGGTAGATGTGGATGAGCAAAAAGAAATATACAGTTGCAGCTGCAAGAAAATGAGTAGGGATGGCATTCAGTGCTGCCATGTGTTTAAGGTGATGGACCAAACATGCATGATCGATCAACTTCAAAAATCCTTTATCATCCCCAGATGGACCAGGAATCTATCAGAGAGTCTGAAAGTTCTGTCTACAAGTCAAGGTGATAGCATGACCGCACAAGACGATGCAACTATGAGATTCGGCCTCGCTTACGCTGAGTTGTCGGATATCTATTCAAATGCTTGCAGAAAATAGAAGGCATACCGTGTGCTGCGTGAGTGTACGGTAGATATGAAAATGAAAGTCATGGCGGCACTTGCCGAGGAACCAGACACATGCATTCTTGCCGAAACTCTCAAGAACACTCCCATGAGTGGCTCAAAGGGCACGAAAAAAGGAGATCGAATCAAAGCTGGTTCTGAGAAGAAAGGAAAAGGCAACAAAGCCGCGTCCAAGTGCGGCCGTTGTAGAGTAAAGGGTCACAGGAAAACAAACTGCCCGGATAACCCAGAAGTCCAGGAGAGGATGAGGATTGAAGAGGAGAAGAGGAAATCGCAGCAGGAGAAGAGGGCAAGGTTAATGAAATGGCCGACAACACCGACAACACCATCGAGGACATCAAACGGCTCATGATAATGCACTCCAAGCCCAGGAGGAAGACGTCAGACGTCAGCAACTCCAACGACCCCACTGACAGCAGGGAGCATTTACCAAAGTCTTGCATCTACGCCAGAATCGAACATCACACAAGCCAGGCACACAGAATGCATGCAGGGAAGCCCGGGACAAGGCACGGAATCTGCGCAGTCCATTTCCAGAAAGGAAAGGTCTGAGTGGAGACTTTTTGGTACCGGAGAACAATATGAATAGAAAAATTAAAAGGTAATAATGCAGCTTAAACAGGACGTTAGCAAAAAACAGTGATGACCGCAATCTTTCCCTTTGTTTTTATGTATGAATGTTAATTTTACAGGTAAATAGGTTGAATAGCTATGTGCAGAAGGGTGGGGTTGCACAAGGGTCGAGAAGGAAGAATGGATCGCTGAACATTCAAAAACAAGGCCGCACATGGAGCGATGAAATAGCAGGCGATCGGTGGGGAGGGCGGGCGTGTGTTGATTGTTTATCTTCTCGTGCTGTGGTTATAAGAACGGCTTGTAAGTTAATTTGCTGCAGTTATAGAGACAAATCAAATTTAAATAAGAACGCCTTTTGCTTCTTTATATATTTTTTACTCGGCGGAGAAAAATATCAGAGGCACATGTTTCCTTGTTATTTTCCGCAGCCGCGTCGGTTTCTGAACGTGGATGTTGTAAGCATACAAGCATGCTTCTCTGCTGCGTGACAGAGAGATAAAAATAACCGAAGGGCACAGGCAGCCACGGCCATGCCACTTTGTGAGTGTTCAACCATGACTCTCACGGTTGCATGGTAAATGCACGGACATGACTCCATGTAATACCACTCCATGCCTCCGCGTGTTTACGTCCCGTGCCTCTCCTTTTGAACGAGTCGACGGGATCGTTTGGAAGACAGACACAAGTTAacatgactctatataataccGCACGATGCCTTTGTGTGCTTCCCACCCGTGCTTCCGGCGTGGAACGGATTCTTTTAATGTATGTATGTGTCGTAAAAAATTAAAACTCGGAGGGGCACACCCGTTCCTGGTCTGCGTGTTCAACagtgcatattgtataatcaaaGCCGTGACTGTTCAACAGTGCATCTGTACAACCATGCTTTCACCTTGTCGTGGCATCGTGACGTTCGCTCTCTGCCTGAAAAACGTGCCTTCCACAGCCGTCCTACTGTGCGCCTGACAAAGGAGCAACGCCAGTCGATAGAGTGCTTCTTCTATTACTAAAAGCGTGGTCCTCGTTGCTTCACTTCCGTGCGTTTGACAGTGGCTCCTTGGTACTAGAACCATGGTTTTACAGAGTTCTTGCCCGTGCTTTTAAGGACAGTGTCTCTCGGATCGTCCATTCATTGCCTCGGAAAGTAAACAGTGATGGTTCACATCTGAATCCAATTCCGTTGTGTTTCTACAGTAAACGCACGGACGTGACTCTATGTAATACCACACCATGCCTCCACGGGTTCACGTCCGTGCCTCTCCGTCTGAATGAGTCAACGGAATCGTTCGGAACACAGACACAAGCTAACATGACTTTATATAATATCACACGATGTCTTTGTGTGCTGCCCACTCGTGCTTCCGGCGTGAAACAGATTCTTTTAATGTATGTATGTGCCGTAAAAAATTAAAACATGGAGGGGCACGCCCGTGCCTGGTCTGCGTGTTCAACAGTGCATCTCGCATAATCAAAGCCGTGACTGTATTTAATGTTTCAAGCAGGCATCTACAATATACAGAAAAAATAAAGGAGAGGTAATTAATCTGTACCTTTCCCGTCCCCCTCATGTGCTTGTGATGTCAAATAACTGGGCTGGTGTCAAATAACCGTGCTTGTGATGCTTGTCCAACCGTGCCTCATGTGCCTTCACGCTGTGCTTCTGTCATGCAAAGATTTCAAACAGAATGGGTCACGGTTGTGTTTGTTTTTCTGTTTCAGAAATGGATATAGTGCCTGGCAGTAGGTTCACGTTGTTTCCTGTGAGAGAATCACGTCTTTACATGCTACCTAAGCACGTGGAATCACGGCCGTGCCTGTGTGGCATGTAGAACAGTGCGTTACAATGCCGAAGGCAGGGCCGTATGTCTCGTTCTTGAAAAGCCGTGCTTCTGCCATTACTTCACTTACTTGGTTTTGTCCGCGTTTTAGCAGAATCATCTGCAAAGCAGAGGCACGACCTTGAATCTTCTAGTGACTTAATTGTCAACGTGCCCGTGGAAAATTTTGCCGCTTGCAGAGGCAAGATGACTGTAGAACCATGCTTCCGGCGTCGAACAGATCCACAAAGACAGGCACGCTTTGTGAATGTGTGCGGTAAATAATTAAATCTCGGAGGGGCACACCCGTGCCTGGTCTGCAAGTACAACAGTGGCTCGTACCATCAAAGCCGTGACTCTATTTGATGTTTCATGCAGCCACCTAGCATTGACTTGTTACTACTTTTGAGTTTTTAGTGACCCAGTCGATCTGTCATGATCAGGACTTCTATTTACTGTGTGTGTTCACTATTACCAACTTAGTTTATCTCTTGTAGTCCACTTTTTATGCATCTCTCTATATGCGTGCGCATGTATAATGTGATTCATTCCTGATGATGTTAATCAATATGCCTCCTCGTGCCTCTTGTACGTGTAAGGCTGCGTCTGTTATCACTGCACGGCACTTCCTCCGTGTATGTTCATGACCGTGTGGTGAACGTTTGGGTGGAAACATGCTGCACAGCCTACAACATAGCGTCCTGTAGAACCACGACAGTGCTGTTTCTGCAAATTGAGACATGCTTGTGCTTTGTTTAAAAGTGTGCCCATGCTTCATTGTGAAACAATGAAATACAGAACCGTGTCCGTAGGGAGTTCACGTCCGTTCTTTTAAATTCAAGGAAATAAGATTTTAAAAACAACGTCTCTCACATAGGTCATTCCGTGCCTCACAGAGTAAACGCCCGTGGCTATGCATAAGACAAAGGTTCATCTCCGTGGGCTAAACGCCCGTGCATCTCCGTCTGATAGAGTCACATGCTAGCGTGACTCTATGTAATACCATCGACCATGCCTTTGAGCGCTTCATGCCCGTGCCTGTGACAATTGTGACCCCGCGTAAAACGCAATCATGCCTCTCTGGTCCGCCATACCGTGCCTCCGCTGGTGATAGAGTCAacggaatcatttggaacacaaagagacacgaacGTAGACCCAAACTGTTCTACATGCCTGTGTGGCATGTAGAACAGTGCGTTACAATGCCGAAGGGAGGACCATGTGTCTGGTACGTGACAAGCTGTGCCTCTGCCACGCTTCATTGGTTTTGTCCGTGAGCGTTTTAGTAGAATCATCTGCAAAGCAGAGGCACGGCCTTGAATCTTCTAGTGACTTAATTGTCAACGTGCCAGTGGAAAATTTTGCTGCTCGCAGAGGGAAGATGACTGTAGAACCGTGCTTCCGGCGTCAAACTGATTTTTCTATTGAATGTGCGCCGTAAATAATTAAAACACGGACGGGCATGGCCGTGCCTGGTCTGCGTCTTCAACCGTGCATCTCGTACCTTGAAAGCCGTGGCTCTATTTAATGTTTGAAGCAGCCACCTACCTTTTACTTGTTACGAGTAGTAATTAACCCGGACCCTCCCGTCAAAAGAAAAAAGAGGTAATTAATCTAGACCCCTCCGTTCCCCGTCGTGGGTATTTAAGTTGTTTCATGGGTCACCAGGTTGTAATCCATTTCTCCAGATCCACCTCAGTGAGCACTGGTCGTGGGTGGCGCCACCCCAGCAACGGAGGTGGAGATGGAAAGCGCTGCTCGTAGCATCAAGAGGTCGAGAGTGGTGCCTCCAGCGATGCCGCCTTCTGGTGGTGTGCTAGTCGTCGGAGGGGATGGAAGCGGCGACTGTGCTCCCTCTTGatccgaggaggaagaagagggatgtcgtgcggaccgcatcagcgatctcgcCGACGGCGTCCTAGGtgagatcatctcttgtcttcccATCAAGGATGGCATCCGTACTCGAATCCTCGCATGCCGCTGGCGTCCTTTGTGGCTCATCGCTCCTCTGAATCTCGACTGCCACGAGTTCTCTGTCTCTCGTCTTTTTAACGATGGAGAAAAAGTTCATATCGAGTCCATATCTCATCTGTCCGCCTTCACCAAGGAGCGCGTTCGCAAATGCTATTCCGGTCAAAATCCTGTCTCTGATGTTGTCAGTCTTCCGGAATCCATTATGTCCGGTCATGCTGGCTCTGTTAGCCGCCCCTCTATCCCGGCGTGCTACCTACAGTGCAGACCCTCCACCATTGATGCCTGGCTCCGATCCTCGAAACTGAACAATATCTAGGTTCTTGAGTTATACTACCTCTGCCCAAGATTTCTGACGCAAGAGGTAACATTATTGGATCTATGCACTTCATCTACGCCCTCGGCACCGGAGTCCGTGTTTCGGTTTTCTTCCTCTCTCCACACTCTGGCCTTTGCTGTTTGCCAAATACCCGACAATTACGTTGGGATGCTTAAGCTACCACTGGTGAAAAGACTCTCGCTTGTGGAAGTTGACATATCAAACGCCTCGCTGCAAAGCATAATCCACTCTAGTTGCCCTGCACTTGAGTCTCTCCTGCTTGTTTGCAATAGAGGAGGTCATCACGTCACAATAAACTCGTCTAACCTTGTAAGCATTGGCATTTGTTGTCCATACGGAGAACTCATTATTGAGGATGCCCCTTCGGTTCGACGGTTGATTGTTGATTGTCTGGTCGACGACTGTTCGATAACTGTTGTCTCTGCACCTAAACTGGAGGCGTTGGATGAATTCGTGTTCGTGCCTCCCTCGACTCGTCTTGAGGTATTGCCTTTCCTTCATACTGGAACAGAGTTGCACTTGTTCTGATGTTTGTTCTATTAATTTGATGGTCTATGTTATATTCTTCATGCAGAGTCAGGACTTGGAGTTAACCGGTGTCTCTACGTTTGAACCGTATCCATGTCGTCTCACGTGTCTTGAGGTATTGAGTTTTCACGATACTTCCAGCTTCACTTTGTTTGTGAGGAAACAAGTTTTATTTCATCCAACCTTTATTCTATTAGTTTTGTGATCCACCTTCTGTTATTTTTCATCAAGGGTTTGAAGGCAGTCAGTCTAACAACAATGCGTCAATCTGTGAAGACCTTGCTTATCTATATCGATTATAAGGTGAACATTGTCGTTGAATTGCTGCAGTGCTTTCCAAAACTGGAGAACTTGTTTGTCAAGGTGATGATCTTCAGAAATGTGCATACTGTAGTACTCGTTCCTTTTCAAAATGCTTTTCTTAATTTTGACTGAAATTGATGGACCCGTATCTACACATTATTTATTGTTGGATACATCCATACATAGACAAGTCTATGTCTAACTTCTTGTTACGGAAGTGGTAGAACTAATTGTTTCATTTGGTTTTTTGATGATCTGTATCTCTTTTTATAGACGCTAAGTATTTTCAACCTATCATTTATATTTTAGGGATCGTTTATTTCTCATGGTGAAAAAAACAAATGGCGTCGTAAGTACCGGCAGTTTGTCAAACATCATGACGTTTGTCTGAAGACAGTATCGCTG
The Aegilops tauschii subsp. strangulata cultivar AL8/78 chromosome 3, Aet v6.0, whole genome shotgun sequence genome window above contains:
- the LOC141042679 gene encoding protein FAR1-RELATED SEQUENCE 5-like, whose product is MGKPRREIMFDMIDISNIACRDRAGERGTDIEDTMKLFADMQRRRPGFNHVEETENNVVRSLFWTDSLCKMNYDLYGDFVSFDTTFSTNIYGLPFAPIIGVDNHGSTVLFGLGLLKDEKIGSFKWLLSTFVEAMGGKEPKYIITDQDQAMKTTIKEALPRTRHRFCWWHIRKNLKENNAAVFAQHPGMSVDLFRIVKNSLDQDEFERAWKATISVHKAEGNKHLNMLWELRNFWVPAYFKDCFYPFSSTTTRSESTNSMWKNYVDHRDTIKRFVDGYHMIEQNCLATHDKKRHRTEEKAPSLEMGFPIERQASQVYMNEIFRKFQLELQNRTYFKCSDLAKGRQYLKKRLLSLEKQCGNHIRARNLTGLSSG